A single Primulina eburnea isolate SZY01 chromosome 11, ASM2296580v1, whole genome shotgun sequence DNA region contains:
- the LOC140805676 gene encoding stromal cell-derived factor 2-like protein: protein MACSFIALAIFLYFTLDSDYASAPVSAASEGVQITYGSVIKLMHERTKFRLHSHDVPYGSGSGQQSVTGFPNVDDSNSYWIVRPALDSNAKQGDTIKIGSLLRLQHMRTRKWLHSHLHASPISGNLEVSCFGSEGESDTGDYWSLEIEGSGKTWRQDQRVRLRHVDTGGYLHSHDKKYTRIAGGQQEVCGVREKRADNVWLAAEGVYLPVMESK, encoded by the exons ATGGCTTGTTCGTTTATTGCCCTGGCGATTTTCCTGTACTTCACGCTGGACTCCGACTACGCATCCGCTCCTGTTTCCGCTGCTTCCGAAGGGGTTCAG ATTACCTACGGTTCTGTCATAAAGCTTATGCACGAGAGAACAAAATTTCGGCTGCATTCTCATGATGTACCTTATGGGTCTGGTAGTGGGCAGCAATCTGTTACTGGTTTCCCCAATGTTGATGATTCTAACAGCTATTGG ATTGTGAGGCCTGCATTAGATTCCAATGCAAAACAAGGTGACACAATCAAAATTGGGAGCCTTTTAAGGCTGCAACACATGAGGACTAGGAAATGGTTGCACAGCCACTTGCACGCATCCCCCATATCCGGCAATTTAGAG GTCAGCTGCTTTGGCTCTGAGGGTGAGTCAGATACGGGCGATTACTGGAG TCTTGAAATCGAGGGAAGTGGGAAGACTTGGAGGCAAGATCAAAGAGTAAGACTTCGTCATGTAGACACCGGTGGTTACCTGCACAGTCATGACAAGAAATATACCCGTATAGCTGGTGGTCAGCAAGAG GTTTGTGGTGTCCGAGAGAAGCGTGCTGATAATGTTTGGTTAGCAGCAGAGGGCGTATATCTCCCAGTTATGGAAAGCAAGTGA
- the LOC140805678 gene encoding uncharacterized protein isoform X1, which translates to MLLKTLILILLLHHPVQMLGQRAIPSLRLRQYHSPDTDKAALLKFKNSLLSDTGSNLSNWDEGTDVCNFTHVMCSSRKDRHRVIGLNMTNLGLLGKLSPVLSNLTQLQYLYLDNNQFFGSIPWELSYVRKLKDLTLHENNLHGQIPASFSLLSHLRLILLFKNHLSGTIPPALFANCTRLQNVDFSQNSLTGYIPFEIGNCPNIWNLNLYSNLLSGEIPTSLGNITEMFSLDISNNSIRGELPSRSLSKLRNLKSLHLSGNKMISHDNNTNLEPFFRALANCSDFEELQLTSMKLGGNLSSSIAGLKNMQSLQLQENQITGQIPPQVGDLSNLWLLNLSSNYFRGIIPDEISHLSKLQQLSLSFNFFTRIPAAFGRLTKLGLLDLSHNNLSDQIPEELGNLSMINFLFLDNNLLSGNIPRSLGKCTSLSKVDLSHNRLTGRVPSEISQWHEMRRFLNLSHNELDGPLPIELSTLSSVEEIDLSSNNFSGILFSQISSCYELNVLNLSNNFIQGNLPDSLGGLKSLTTFDVSRNKMNGTIPDSLNNIKTLTFLDLSFNDFSGMIPSGDFFHSLTNLSFIGNQHLCGQVPGIPKCKHKPRLPHSRLFLIIFGIVIFISGLFSIVCCWIGCQRLRVIILSSRERNQRRQPADPLLNFPRMTYKELSEATGEFDNQRLIGSGSFGHVYRGTLPDGTLIAVKVLHVQTRNSTKSFNRECQVLKRIRHRNLIRIITACSLPDFKALVLPYMANGSLDSCLYPQTENSLRTGSSDLNLIQRVNICSDIAEGMAYLHHHSPVKVIHCDLKPSNVLLNDDMTALVSDFGIARLVMTIEAENGGGVESTGNSTANILRGSIGYIAPEYGFGSNTSTKGDVYSFGILVLEMVTRKRPTDDMFIGGMSLHRYVKNHYHRNTENVVDSSLLRTLRDQSSEVKRMWEVAIGELIELGILCTLESPSTRPTMLDCADDLDRLKNYLNGDTTATFSSSLGITSSSYSDYSIV; encoded by the exons ATGTTGTTGAAGACACTGATACTTATTCTCCTGCTACATCACCCCGTCCAGATGCTGGGGCAGAGAGCGATCCCGAGCCTACGTCTTCGCCAGTACCACTCTCCAGACACCGATAAAGCCGCACTACTGAAATTCAAGAACAGTCTATTATCCGACACAGGTTCAAACCTGTCGAATTGGGATGAGGGAACCGATGTCTGCAACTTCACACACGTGATGTGCAGTAGTAGGAAAGATAGGCATCGGGTGATCGGTCTCAACATGACTAATCTTGGCCTTCTGGGAAAGCTTTCACCCGTGCTTTCAAATCTAACACAACTGCAATATCTCTACCTCGACAACAACCAATTCTTCGGCAGCATTCCTTGGGAACTTTCCTATGTCAGGAAACTTAAAGACCTCACACTCCATGAAAACAATTTGCATGGCCAAATACCCGCATCGTTCTCTTTACTCTCACACCTAAGGTTGATCCTTTTGTTCAAAAACCATTTGAGTGGAACGATACCACCAGCGCTTTTCGCCAACTGCACTAGGCTGCAAAATGTAGATTTTTCTCAGAATAGCCTAACTGGATACATACCGTTCGAAATTGGAAACTGTCCTAACATATGGAACTTGAATTTATACAGCAATTTACTCTCAGGAGAAATCCCCACCTCGTTGGGAAACATCACAGAGATGTTCAGTTTAGATATTTCGAACAATAGTATTCGCGGCGAACTCCCTTCCAGGTCTCTTTCAAAGCTTCGAAACTTGAAAAGTCTTCACTTATCAGGTAATAAAATGATAAGCCACGATAATAATACTAATCTTGAACCCTTCTTTCGTGCACTAGCAAACTGCAGCGACTTCGAGGAGCTACAATTGACAAGCATGAAGCTTGGAGGGAATTTATCAAGTTCTATTGCAGGGCTTAAAAATATGCAAAGCTTGCAACTCCAAGAAAACCAGATAACTGGACAAATTCCTCCCCAAGTTGGGGATTTGTCAAATCTATGGCTGCTGAATTTGTCATCAAACTATTTTAGGGGGATTATTCCGGACGAAATCAGTCATTTATCCAAGTTGCAACAGCTTTCTCTATCATTTAACTTCTTCACCAGGATCCCGGCTGCTTTTGGTCGGTTAACCAAGCTTGGCTTGTTGGACCTGTCACATAACAATTTGTCTGATCAGATTCCAGAAGAACTGGGAAACTTGTCGATGATAAATTTTCTATTCCTCGACAACAATCTTCTTTCAGGAAATATACCTCGAAGCTTAGGCAAATGCACTTCTCTGTCCAAAGTTGACTTGTCACATAACAGATTAACCGGAAGGGTTCCTTCGGAAATATCGCAATGGCATGAAATGAGAAGGTTTCTTAACCTGTCACATAATGAGCTTGATGGGCCTTTGCCCATTGAACTGAGCACGCTATCAAGTGTCGAGGAGATAGATTTGTCATCTAACAACTTTTCCGGAATTCTCTTTTCTCAGATTTCAAGTTGCTATGAACTGAACGTGTTGAATTTATCGAATAATTTTATTCAAGGGAATCTGCCGGACTCGTTGGGCGGTCTCAAGAGCCTAACAACTTTTGATGTTTCAAGAAACAAGATGAACGGAACGATCCCGGATAGCTTGAACAACATCAAGACTTTGACCTTTCTTGATCTTTCATTTAACGATTTTTCTGGAATGATTCCCTCTGGGGATTTCTTCCATTCCCTCACAAATCTATCTTTCATAGGCAACCAACATCTCTGTGGGCAGGTTCCAGGCATTCCGAAATGCAAACATAAGCCACGGCTTCCGCACTCACGCCTCTTCCTGATCATCTTCGGCATAGTCATATTTATATCAGGATTATTCTCGATAGTCTGTTGCTGGATCGGATGTCAGCGTCTACGAGTCATAATTTTATCAAGTCGAGAAAGAAACCAGAGAAGACAGCCGGCTGATCCGTTACTAAACTTTCCGAGAATGACTTACAAAGAACTTTCGGAGGCCACGGGGGAATTTGATAATCAAAGACTCATTGGTTCTGGCAGCTTCGGTCACGTCTACAGAGGAACGCTGCCTGACGGAACACTAATAGCGGTCAAGGTTCTACACGTACAAACCAGAAATTCCACGAAGAGTTTTAACCGAGAATGCCAGGTACTGAAGAGGATACGCCACCGGAATCTGATAAGAATCATAACAGCCTGTAGCCTGCCTGATTTTAAGGCACTAGTCCTGCCTTATATGGCGAATGGAAGCTTAGATAGCTGTCTATATCCGCAAACAGAGAACAGCCTACGAACAGGATCCTCAGATTTGAACCTGATCCAAAGGGTGAACATTTGCAGTGATATTGCCGAAGGGATGGCTTATCTGCACCACCATTCTCCAGTTAAAGTCATACACTGTGACCTTAAGCCAAGCAACGTTCTTCTCAACGACGACATGACAGCATTAGTCTCCGACTTCGGGATTGCAAGGTTGGTAATGACTATCGAAGCAGAGAATGGTGGGGGCGTTGAGAGCACAGGCAATTCCACTGCCAATATATTACGTGGCTCGATCGGATACATTGCACCAG AATACGGGTTTGGATCGAATACATCAACCAAGGGTGATGTTTACAGTTTCGGAATCTTGGTTCTTGAGATGGTGACTCGAAAGAGACCTACCGATGACATGTTCATTGGAGGGATGAGCCTGCACAGATATGTTAAGAATCACTACCACAGAAACACCGAAAACGTGGTCGACTCTTCGTTGCTAAGAACATTAAGAGATCAATCCTCGGAGGTGAAGAGAATGTGGGAAGTAGCCATAGGTGAACTGATTGAACTGGGAATCCTCTGCACGCTGGAGTCGCCCTCGACTCGGCCTACAATGCTCGATTGTGCAGATGACTTGGATCGCCTCAAGAATTACCTGAATGGAGACACTACGGCTACATTTTCCTCTTCACTTGGAATAACATCTTCCTCATATAGTGATTACAGCATTGTATGA
- the LOC140805678 gene encoding uncharacterized protein isoform X2, translating into MLLKTLILILLLHHPVQMLGQRAIPSLRLRQYHSPDTDKAALLKFKNSLLSDTGSNLSNWDEGTDVCNFTHVMCSSRKDRHRVIGLNMTNLGLLGKLSPVLSNLTQLQYLYLDNNQFFGSIPWELSYVRKLKDLTLHENNLHGQIPASFSLLSHLRLILLFKNHLSGTIPPALFANCTRLQNVDFSQNSLTGYIPFEIGNCPNIWNLNLYSNLLSGEIPTSLGNITEMFSLDISNNSIRGELPSRSLSKLRNLKSLHLSGNKMISHDNNTNLEPFFRALANCSDFEELQLTSMKLGGNLSSSIAGLKNMQSLQLQENQITGQIPPQVGDLSNLWLLNLSSNYFRGIIPDEISHLSKLQQLSLSFNFFTRIPAAFGRLTKLGLLDLSHNNLSDQIPEELGNLSMINFLFLDNNLLSGNIPRSLGKCTSLSKVDLSHNRLTGRVPSEISQWHEMRRFLNLSHNELDGPLPIELSTLSSVEEIDLSSNNFSGILFSQISSCYELNVLNLSNNFIQGNLPDSLGGLKSLTTFDVSRNKMNGTIPDSLNNIKTLTFLDLSFNDFSGMIPSGDFFHSLTNLSFIGNQHLCGQVPGIPKCKHKPRLPHSRLFLIIFGIVIFISGLFSIVCCWIGCQRLRVIILSSRERNQRRQPADPLLNFPRMTYKELSEATGEFDNQRLIGSGSFGHVYRGTLPDGTLIAVKVLHVQTRNSTKSFNRECQVLKRIRHRNLIRIITACSLPDFKALVLPYMANGSLDSCLYPQTENSLRTGSSDLNLIQRVNICSDIAEGMAYLHHHSPVKVIHCDLKPSNVLLNDDMTALVSDFGIARLVMTIEAENGGGVESTGNSTANILRGSIGYIAPVSESWFLRW; encoded by the exons ATGTTGTTGAAGACACTGATACTTATTCTCCTGCTACATCACCCCGTCCAGATGCTGGGGCAGAGAGCGATCCCGAGCCTACGTCTTCGCCAGTACCACTCTCCAGACACCGATAAAGCCGCACTACTGAAATTCAAGAACAGTCTATTATCCGACACAGGTTCAAACCTGTCGAATTGGGATGAGGGAACCGATGTCTGCAACTTCACACACGTGATGTGCAGTAGTAGGAAAGATAGGCATCGGGTGATCGGTCTCAACATGACTAATCTTGGCCTTCTGGGAAAGCTTTCACCCGTGCTTTCAAATCTAACACAACTGCAATATCTCTACCTCGACAACAACCAATTCTTCGGCAGCATTCCTTGGGAACTTTCCTATGTCAGGAAACTTAAAGACCTCACACTCCATGAAAACAATTTGCATGGCCAAATACCCGCATCGTTCTCTTTACTCTCACACCTAAGGTTGATCCTTTTGTTCAAAAACCATTTGAGTGGAACGATACCACCAGCGCTTTTCGCCAACTGCACTAGGCTGCAAAATGTAGATTTTTCTCAGAATAGCCTAACTGGATACATACCGTTCGAAATTGGAAACTGTCCTAACATATGGAACTTGAATTTATACAGCAATTTACTCTCAGGAGAAATCCCCACCTCGTTGGGAAACATCACAGAGATGTTCAGTTTAGATATTTCGAACAATAGTATTCGCGGCGAACTCCCTTCCAGGTCTCTTTCAAAGCTTCGAAACTTGAAAAGTCTTCACTTATCAGGTAATAAAATGATAAGCCACGATAATAATACTAATCTTGAACCCTTCTTTCGTGCACTAGCAAACTGCAGCGACTTCGAGGAGCTACAATTGACAAGCATGAAGCTTGGAGGGAATTTATCAAGTTCTATTGCAGGGCTTAAAAATATGCAAAGCTTGCAACTCCAAGAAAACCAGATAACTGGACAAATTCCTCCCCAAGTTGGGGATTTGTCAAATCTATGGCTGCTGAATTTGTCATCAAACTATTTTAGGGGGATTATTCCGGACGAAATCAGTCATTTATCCAAGTTGCAACAGCTTTCTCTATCATTTAACTTCTTCACCAGGATCCCGGCTGCTTTTGGTCGGTTAACCAAGCTTGGCTTGTTGGACCTGTCACATAACAATTTGTCTGATCAGATTCCAGAAGAACTGGGAAACTTGTCGATGATAAATTTTCTATTCCTCGACAACAATCTTCTTTCAGGAAATATACCTCGAAGCTTAGGCAAATGCACTTCTCTGTCCAAAGTTGACTTGTCACATAACAGATTAACCGGAAGGGTTCCTTCGGAAATATCGCAATGGCATGAAATGAGAAGGTTTCTTAACCTGTCACATAATGAGCTTGATGGGCCTTTGCCCATTGAACTGAGCACGCTATCAAGTGTCGAGGAGATAGATTTGTCATCTAACAACTTTTCCGGAATTCTCTTTTCTCAGATTTCAAGTTGCTATGAACTGAACGTGTTGAATTTATCGAATAATTTTATTCAAGGGAATCTGCCGGACTCGTTGGGCGGTCTCAAGAGCCTAACAACTTTTGATGTTTCAAGAAACAAGATGAACGGAACGATCCCGGATAGCTTGAACAACATCAAGACTTTGACCTTTCTTGATCTTTCATTTAACGATTTTTCTGGAATGATTCCCTCTGGGGATTTCTTCCATTCCCTCACAAATCTATCTTTCATAGGCAACCAACATCTCTGTGGGCAGGTTCCAGGCATTCCGAAATGCAAACATAAGCCACGGCTTCCGCACTCACGCCTCTTCCTGATCATCTTCGGCATAGTCATATTTATATCAGGATTATTCTCGATAGTCTGTTGCTGGATCGGATGTCAGCGTCTACGAGTCATAATTTTATCAAGTCGAGAAAGAAACCAGAGAAGACAGCCGGCTGATCCGTTACTAAACTTTCCGAGAATGACTTACAAAGAACTTTCGGAGGCCACGGGGGAATTTGATAATCAAAGACTCATTGGTTCTGGCAGCTTCGGTCACGTCTACAGAGGAACGCTGCCTGACGGAACACTAATAGCGGTCAAGGTTCTACACGTACAAACCAGAAATTCCACGAAGAGTTTTAACCGAGAATGCCAGGTACTGAAGAGGATACGCCACCGGAATCTGATAAGAATCATAACAGCCTGTAGCCTGCCTGATTTTAAGGCACTAGTCCTGCCTTATATGGCGAATGGAAGCTTAGATAGCTGTCTATATCCGCAAACAGAGAACAGCCTACGAACAGGATCCTCAGATTTGAACCTGATCCAAAGGGTGAACATTTGCAGTGATATTGCCGAAGGGATGGCTTATCTGCACCACCATTCTCCAGTTAAAGTCATACACTGTGACCTTAAGCCAAGCAACGTTCTTCTCAACGACGACATGACAGCATTAGTCTCCGACTTCGGGATTGCAAGGTTGGTAATGACTATCGAAGCAGAGAATGGTGGGGGCGTTGAGAGCACAGGCAATTCCACTGCCAATATATTACGTGGCTCGATCGGATACATTGCACCAG TTTCGGAATCTTGGTTCTTGAGATGGTGA